In one window of Agromyces badenianii DNA:
- the mmsA gene encoding multiple monosaccharide ABC transporter ATP-binding protein, whose protein sequence is MSPQPILEMRSITKEFPGVKALADVSLTVMPAEIHAICGENGAGKSTLMKVLSGVYPHGTYTGQIIFRGEEVQFRDIRQSEQAGIAIIHQELALIPELSITENIFLGNEINHGGRIDWRAAKVRAIDLLARVGLDEDPDTQIKHLGVGKQQLVEIAKALVKDVKLLILDEPTAALNEDDSQHLLDLIRGLKGKGITSIMISHKLNEIEEVADEITIIRDGHTIETLNVSEGGVDEDRIIRGMVGRSLESRFPDRTPHIGDVFFEVNGWTIQHPQVPERLVVKGSSLNVRRGEIVGLAGLMGAGRTELAMSIFGRSYGNYLSGTIVKDGKEIVLKDVESAIDHGLAYVSEDRKQLGLNLLDSIKRSVVSAKLSKIAKRGVVDDSQEFGIADDYRKQLRIKTPSVDAGVSKLSGGNQQKVVLAKWMFTDPDLLILDEPTRGIDVGAKYEIYTIIQSLAAQGKGVILISSELPELLGIADRIYTVFEGQITDNIPASEANPEALMRSMTSAKKKANA, encoded by the coding sequence ATGAGCCCCCAGCCCATCCTCGAGATGCGCTCCATCACCAAGGAGTTCCCGGGCGTCAAGGCGCTCGCGGATGTCTCGCTGACGGTGATGCCCGCCGAGATCCACGCGATCTGCGGCGAGAACGGCGCCGGCAAGTCGACGCTCATGAAGGTGCTCTCCGGGGTCTACCCCCACGGCACCTACACCGGGCAGATCATCTTCCGCGGCGAGGAGGTGCAGTTCCGCGACATCCGCCAGAGCGAGCAGGCCGGCATCGCGATCATCCACCAGGAGCTCGCGCTCATCCCCGAACTCTCGATCACCGAGAACATCTTCCTCGGCAACGAGATCAACCACGGCGGGCGCATCGACTGGCGTGCGGCGAAGGTGCGGGCCATCGACCTGCTCGCGCGCGTCGGACTCGACGAAGACCCCGACACGCAGATCAAGCACCTCGGCGTCGGCAAGCAGCAGCTCGTCGAGATCGCGAAGGCGCTCGTGAAAGACGTGAAGCTGCTCATCCTCGACGAGCCGACGGCCGCCCTCAACGAAGATGACTCGCAGCACCTGCTCGACCTCATCCGTGGCCTGAAGGGCAAGGGGATCACCTCGATCATGATCTCCCACAAGCTCAACGAGATCGAAGAGGTCGCCGACGAGATCACCATCATCCGCGACGGCCACACGATCGAGACGCTCAACGTGAGCGAGGGCGGCGTCGACGAAGACCGCATCATCCGCGGCATGGTCGGCCGCTCGCTCGAGAGCCGCTTCCCCGACCGCACGCCGCACATCGGCGACGTGTTCTTCGAGGTGAACGGCTGGACGATCCAGCACCCGCAGGTGCCCGAACGACTCGTCGTCAAGGGGTCGAGCCTCAATGTGCGACGCGGCGAGATCGTCGGCCTCGCGGGCCTCATGGGCGCCGGCCGCACCGAGCTCGCGATGAGCATCTTCGGGCGCTCCTACGGCAACTACCTCTCGGGCACGATCGTGAAAGACGGCAAGGAGATCGTGCTGAAAGACGTCGAGTCGGCGATCGATCACGGTCTCGCCTACGTGAGCGAAGACCGCAAGCAGCTCGGGCTCAACCTGCTCGATTCGATCAAGCGATCGGTCGTCTCGGCGAAGCTGTCGAAGATCGCCAAGCGAGGCGTGGTCGACGACTCGCAGGAGTTCGGCATCGCCGACGACTACCGCAAGCAGCTGCGCATCAAGACGCCGAGCGTCGACGCGGGCGTCTCGAAGCTCTCGGGCGGAAATCAGCAGAAAGTCGTGCTGGCGAAGTGGATGTTCACCGACCCCGACCTGCTCATCCTCGACGAACCCACCCGCGGCATCGACGTCGGCGCCAAGTACGAGATCTACACGATCATCCAGTCGCTCGCCGCGCAGGGCAAGGGCGTGATCCTCATCTCGAGCGAGCTGCCCGAACTGCTCGGCATCGCCGACCGCATCTACACGGTGTTCGAAGGCCAGATCACCGACAACATCCCGGCATCCGAAGCGAACCCGGAGGCGCTCATGCGCAGCATGACCTCCGCGAAGAAGAAGGCGAACGCATGA
- the mmsB gene encoding multiple monosaccharide ABC transporter permease: protein MSTTANDPAAQKKGGLSDIRKIFGGGQSSLRQFGILGSLIVIIVIFQIWTNGLTLSPTNLINVVNQYSYILILAIGMVMVIIMGHIDLSVGSVAAFTGIIVAKSMAEWNFPWPLAILLGIAVGVAIGAWQGFWVAVIGVPAFIVTLAGMLIFRGGNQFIGQSTTTPVPQEFGLIGAGYLPELAVPLNFNVLTMLLGVVGAGWIIWNEIHLRRVQKRMGSDSAPVWVSAVKVAVLAGVILWAAWLFATGRPGTSFPISGIILVVLVILYSFITRNTIFGRHIYAVGGNRLAATLSGVKDRRVDFFVMMNMSVLAAVAGMIYVARATASGPQDGNGWELDAIAAVFIGGAAVSGGIGTVIGSIVGGLVMAFLNNGLQLIGAGADVVQIIKGLVLLLAVGVDVWSKRQGRPSILGLWSGRRKSRLETQSPEEAPTVAPTSQSNLSSRPEDLTRR, encoded by the coding sequence ATGAGCACGACGGCGAACGACCCGGCCGCCCAGAAGAAGGGCGGGCTCTCCGACATCCGCAAGATCTTCGGAGGCGGCCAGTCCAGCCTCCGCCAGTTCGGCATCCTCGGCAGCCTCATCGTCATCATCGTCATCTTCCAGATCTGGACGAACGGGCTGACGCTCTCGCCGACGAACCTCATCAACGTCGTCAACCAGTACTCCTACATCCTGATCCTCGCGATCGGCATGGTGATGGTCATCATCATGGGCCACATCGACCTGTCGGTCGGCTCGGTCGCGGCGTTCACCGGCATCATCGTGGCCAAGTCGATGGCGGAGTGGAACTTCCCGTGGCCGCTCGCGATCCTGCTCGGCATCGCGGTCGGCGTGGCGATCGGCGCCTGGCAGGGCTTCTGGGTCGCAGTCATCGGCGTGCCCGCGTTCATCGTGACCCTGGCCGGCATGCTGATCTTCCGCGGCGGCAACCAGTTCATCGGCCAGTCGACGACGACTCCCGTGCCCCAGGAGTTCGGCCTCATCGGCGCCGGATACCTGCCCGAGCTCGCCGTGCCGCTGAACTTCAACGTGTTGACGATGCTGCTCGGCGTGGTCGGCGCCGGCTGGATCATCTGGAACGAGATCCACCTGCGCCGCGTGCAGAAGAGGATGGGCTCCGACTCCGCGCCCGTCTGGGTGAGCGCCGTCAAGGTCGCCGTGCTCGCCGGCGTCATCCTCTGGGCGGCCTGGCTCTTCGCCACCGGCCGCCCGGGCACGAGCTTCCCGATCTCGGGCATCATCCTCGTGGTGCTGGTCATCCTGTACTCGTTCATCACCCGCAATACGATCTTCGGTCGCCACATCTACGCGGTCGGCGGCAACCGCCTCGCCGCCACGCTCTCGGGCGTGAAGGACCGCCGGGTCGACTTCTTCGTGATGATGAACATGTCGGTGCTCGCCGCCGTCGCGGGCATGATCTACGTCGCCCGGGCCACGGCCTCGGGCCCGCAAGACGGCAACGGCTGGGAGCTCGACGCGATCGCGGCCGTGTTCATCGGCGGCGCGGCGGTCTCGGGCGGCATCGGCACCGTCATCGGCTCTATCGTCGGTGGTCTCGTGATGGCCTTCCTCAACAACGGCCTGCAGCTCATCGGCGCCGGCGCCGACGTGGTGCAGATCATCAAGGGCCTCGTGCTCCTCCTCGCCGTCGGCGTCGACGTGTGGAGCAAGCGCCAGGGCCGCCCGTCGATCCTCGGCCTCTGGTCGGGTCGCCGGAAGTCGCGCCTCGAGACGCAGTCGCCCGAGGAGGCGCCGACCGTCGCTCCGACGTCGCAGTCCAACCTGTCGTCGCGGCCCGAAGACCTCACGCGGCGCTGA